Proteins encoded within one genomic window of Verrucomicrobiia bacterium:
- a CDS encoding SulP family inorganic anion transporter, with amino-acid sequence MKWKELWREVKISWRQLSIKSQLKFFPIREDFAHYDTVKAKGDFKAALSVALMALPQGMAYALVAGLPIQYGIYCSAIAAFVGPWFSSSRFTILGPSNATAILVLSAFILDPSGGDKLASLSLLVLLVGLLLIAAAFLHVPTLIQYVSRSVVIGYMTGAALLIIANQLHHCLGFSVGEATTFFDVWKLTFHGLNETRWQDLSLALFALGIYEGVRKHYTRWPTAAITLGLTTIIAQILRWAGAEARFLVPLPFASWPLSWPAWSLNSFYGLADEAFALALFAILEGTFISKSLASRTNRPYDVNQDTLSMGIANVACAFFSGMPASTSPVRSQLNYESGAKTSLASVWSGLICAAAVFFAGPMIGWVPLSALAVCVIRVAWGLVDWRRIRIALRATRSDGIVLIVTFLATLLTPLDFAIFLGAAFSIVLFLRKAAMPQLVEYTFNEEGNLCEVDALGKRVNPQISIIHVEGELFFGASDLFRNEIRRVATDENLKVIVLRLKNARHLDATSVMALEELILFLRGRGCHLLISGAMRDVIRVLKSSGLFNLLGSENIFPGSTQNPNVATRNALKRAQELLGTAKADVRIFYDANKINKTET; translated from the coding sequence ATGAAATGGAAAGAGTTATGGCGCGAAGTGAAGATTTCCTGGCGACAGCTTTCCATAAAAAGCCAGTTAAAATTTTTTCCGATTCGGGAAGATTTTGCTCATTACGACACGGTTAAAGCCAAAGGAGATTTCAAAGCGGCGCTTAGTGTGGCTTTAATGGCTTTACCACAAGGCATGGCTTATGCTTTGGTAGCAGGATTGCCGATTCAATATGGCATTTATTGTTCCGCGATTGCAGCTTTTGTAGGTCCTTGGTTTTCCAGTTCGCGTTTTACTATTTTGGGGCCATCCAATGCGACGGCGATTTTAGTTTTAAGCGCTTTTATTTTGGATCCTTCTGGGGGCGATAAATTGGCCAGTTTGAGTTTGTTAGTTTTGTTGGTGGGACTTTTATTAATTGCTGCGGCATTTCTGCATGTTCCGACTTTAATTCAGTATGTTTCGCGCAGTGTGGTAATTGGTTATATGACGGGTGCTGCACTACTGATTATTGCTAATCAGTTGCATCATTGTTTAGGGTTCAGTGTGGGAGAGGCCACGACATTTTTTGATGTGTGGAAATTAACATTTCATGGGCTGAATGAAACACGCTGGCAGGATTTAAGTTTGGCCTTATTTGCGTTGGGTATTTATGAAGGAGTTCGAAAACATTATACTCGATGGCCAACTGCAGCGATTACATTAGGGTTAACAACAATAATCGCTCAGATTTTGCGGTGGGCAGGTGCTGAAGCACGCTTTTTAGTACCTCTTCCCTTTGCATCATGGCCATTGAGTTGGCCTGCTTGGAGTTTAAATAGTTTTTATGGCTTAGCCGATGAGGCATTTGCTTTGGCTTTATTTGCGATTTTGGAAGGCACTTTTATTTCTAAATCGTTGGCAAGTCGCACCAATCGCCCTTACGATGTGAATCAGGACACGCTTAGTATGGGTATTGCAAATGTGGCTTGCGCTTTTTTTTCGGGCATGCCCGCTTCGACTTCTCCCGTTCGTTCACAACTTAATTATGAAAGTGGTGCAAAAACTTCTTTGGCAAGTGTTTGGAGTGGATTAATTTGTGCCGCGGCAGTTTTTTTTGCAGGCCCCATGATTGGATGGGTTCCATTGTCTGCTTTGGCGGTATGCGTGATTCGGGTAGCTTGGGGTTTGGTCGATTGGCGTCGTATCCGTATTGCACTGCGAGCGACCCGATCGGATGGAATTGTTTTAATAGTGACTTTTTTAGCGACTCTATTAACGCCCTTGGATTTTGCGATTTTTCTGGGGGCGGCTTTTTCTATTGTTTTGTTTTTGCGCAAGGCAGCGATGCCACAATTGGTAGAATATACGTTTAATGAGGAAGGCAATTTGTGCGAGGTGGATGCTTTGGGAAAACGAGTCAATCCGCAAATCTCCATTATTCATGTTGAGGGCGAGCTGTTTTTTGGCGCTTCGGATTTGTTTCGTAATGAAATTCGGCGTGTGGCAACAGATGAGAATCTAAAGGTGATTGTTTTACGGTTAAAGAATGCGCGTCATTTGGATGCGACGAGTGTGATGGCGTTGGAAGAGTTGATTTTATTTTTGCGAGGTCGGGGTTGTCATCTATTAATCAGTGGCGCGATGCGAGATGTGATTCGAGTTTTAAAATCTTCAGGTCTTTTTAATTTGCTAGGTTCAGAAAATATCTTTCCTGGTTCCACACAAAATCCTAATGTTGCTACCCGCAATGCCTTGAAACGAGCTCAAGAATTGTTGGGCACGGCAAAGGCGGATGTAAGAATTTTTTATGATGCCAATAAA